CGGCCCCGTCGCCGTCCGGCTCGGCGCTCCGGGGCCGGTCCGGGCGTACGGACGTCATGCGGCCAGCCGCTCACGCACCAGATCGCTCAGCGCGGTGGAGGTCAGCACCTGGCGCACATGGTCCTCCATCCCGCGCCACACCCCGGGCAGCCCGGCCGCCGGGCCGCGGTAGCCCAGGTCGTCCAGCCGCTCGCCGCGCAGCGTCAGGAACGCCCCGTCCACCGCGACCACGATGTCCGCGAGCGTGGTCTCGGCGGGGTCGCGGGCGAGCCAGTAGCCACCCTCACAGCCGCGCTGGCTGCGCACCAGACCGGCCTGGCGCAGATCGCGGAAGACCGCCTTGAGGAACCGGAAGGGGATGTCCTGGGAGGTCGCTATCGCCTCACATGTGAGCGGCCTGCCGGTGTCCGCGGCCAGCTCCGCCAGCGCCCGGACCGCGTAGTCCGCCTTCGCCGAGATCTGCATACGGCCATTATGCAGTGTGGATTTCACGGTGTTGTGCCTGGTGAGGGAAAGGACACCTGTTGACATCCATTACCGGTGCTTTCTACGGTCGGTGGCATGACGACGCCCGGCGGCGACCCCGCGCAGCAGCACGACGCGTTCCATCCGCATCTGAACGCCACCGCCCCCGACAGTCCCTTGCGGTCGCGTCTGCAC
This genomic interval from Streptomyces asiaticus contains the following:
- a CDS encoding RrF2 family transcriptional regulator, with amino-acid sequence MQISAKADYAVRALAELAADTGRPLTCEAIATSQDIPFRFLKAVFRDLRQAGLVRSQRGCEGGYWLARDPAETTLADIVVAVDGAFLTLRGERLDDLGYRGPAAGLPGVWRGMEDHVRQVLTSTALSDLVRERLAA